The following are encoded together in the Colius striatus isolate bColStr4 chromosome 5, bColStr4.1.hap1, whole genome shotgun sequence genome:
- the THNSL1 gene encoding threonine synthase-like 1, whose translation MFHVGRYRPLRLITQTSLSSMCLKLMLSRPVAFAQVWKSCFSRYSLVGNKNIILMGPPGAGKTLTGRIIGQKLGCPVIDIDDDVLETTWNMSVSEKLQDVGNEQFLEEEGKVLLKFSASGSVISLTGSNPMHTAGMQHVKKNGIVVYLDVPTTVIMSRLNSMKVDRIVGQSPGVSLKDILEFRKQFYRRWYDIRVLCGGDIAAEAVAEKVLDAVKRYQNSELETFISTRSGRSMEKDSQKYFSDVVTEGLAPDGGLFVPERGLPKFTAGEWQSLIEATYTERAQVILERCIHPADIPASKLAEIIATAYGENFTCSKIAPVRHLTGNQFLLELFHGPTASFKDFALQMVPHIFAYCIPRSCNYLVLVATSGDTGSAVLDGFSRLHDTDKQRIAVMSFFPEDGVSPIQKSQMIGCQKENAWAVGVKSDFDFCQTAIKQIFTNSDYTGFLTVEYGTALSAANSINWARLLPQTVYHASAYLDLVHQGIIPFGSPVDVCIPTGNFGNILSALYAKMMGIPIRKCICASNENNILTDFIRTGVYDLRGRKLIPTFSPAVDILKSSNLERYLHLIANGDGQLVTQLYHQLERQDHFQLRKDLLEKLQQDLVAGWCSEEDCLAAIHSVYSTTGYILDTHTAVAKVVADRLQDRTCPIIISSTAHYSKFAPAILRALRIAEINQNPLSQLHLLSSYSPLPPVHWGLLETLKKKGNEDHQVCAADMSLLMSHIETLIQNHFLKVF comes from the coding sequence ATGTTTCACGTTGGTCGGTATCGACCTTTAAGACTAATAACCCAAACCAGTCTTTCAAGCATGTGTTTGAAACTGATGCTTTCAAGACCTGTTGCATTTGCACAGGTGTGGAAGTCATGTTTCTCAAGATATTCTCTTgttggaaacaaaaatattatccTGATGGGACCTCCAGGTGCTGGGAAAACATTGACTGGGAGAATAATAGGTCAGAAACTAGGTTGCCCTGTCATAGACATAGATGACGATGTCCTTGAAACAACCTGGAATATGAGTGTGTCAGAAAAACTGCAGGATGTTGGTAATGAGCAATttttggaggaggaaggaaaagtcCTGTTGAAGTTTTCAGCATCTGGAAGTGTCATTTCCCTTACTGGGTCCAATCCAATGCATACTGCTGGCATGCAGCATGTGAAGAAAAATGGGATAGTTGTATATCTGGATGTACCCACAACAGTCATTATGAGCAGACTGAACTCAATGAAAGTGGATCGCATTGTGGGCCAGTCTCCCGGTGTTTCTCTCAAGGACATACTTGAGTTTAGAAAACAATTCTACAGAAGATGGTATGACATCCGTGTTCTTTGTGGAGGGGATATTGCGGCAGAGGCTGTAGCAGAAAAGGTACTTGATGCTGTGAAGAGATACCAAAACTCAGAACTGGAAACTTTCATTTCAACTAGATCTGGAAGGAGTATGGAAAAAGActctcagaaatatttcagtgatGTTGTTACTGAGGGCTTAGCCCCTGATGGAGGACTCTTTGTTCCTGAGAGAGGACTTCCAAAATTCACTGCTGGAGAATGGCAAAGCCTAATAGAAGCAACTTACACTGAAAGAGCCCAGGTAATACTAGAAAGATGCATACATCCTGCTGATATTCCTGCTTCTAAGCTGGCAGAAATTATTGCAACTGCTTATGGAGAAAACTTTACTTGTTCTAAAATCGCCCCAGTTAGGCATCTGACAGGCAATCAGTTTCTCCTTGAGTTATTTCATGGACCAACAGCATCATTTAAAGATTTTGCATTACAGATGGTGCCACATATATTTGCATACTGCATTCCTAGAAGCTGCAATTACTTGGTTCTGGTGGCTACTTCTGGTGACACAGGGAGTGCTGTCCTAGATGGCTTTAGCCGTCTCCACGACACTGACAAACAGAGAATTGCGGTGAtgagtttttttcctgaggatgGAGTAAGCCCAATTCAAAAATCACAGATGATTGGCTGTCAGAAAGAGAATGCCTGGGCAGTAGGGGTCAAATCTGATTTTGATTTTTGCCAGACAGCTATAAAGCAAATCTTTACTAATTCTGATTATACTGGCTTTCTTACAGTTGAATatggaacagctttatctgcagCAAACTCTATAAACTGGGCACGTCTACTTCCTCAGACAGTTTATCATGCCTCTGCATACCTTGATCTTGTTCATCAAGGTATTATTCCTTTTGGAAGCCCTGTGGATGTTTGCATTCCCACAGGAAACTTTGGCAACATATTATCTGCCTTGTATGCTAAAATGATGGGAATTCCTATTAGGAAATGTATTTGTGCTTCTaatgaaaacaacattttgaCAGACTTCATAAGAACAGGTGTTTATGATTtgaggggaagaaaattaattcccACTTTTTCACCAGCAGTGGATATTTTGAAGTCCTCCAATCTTGAGCGATACTTGCACCTGATAGCTAATGGAGATGGACAACTGGTGACACAATTATATCATCAGCTGGAAAGGCAAGACCACTTCCAGCTAAGGAAAGATCTACTTGAAAAGCTTCAGCAGGACTTGGTGGCTGGATGGTGCTCTGAGGAGGATTGTCTAGCTGCCATTCACTCTGTATACAGTACTACAGGATATATTTTGGATACACACACAGCTGTTGCTAAAGTAGTTGCAGATCGGTTACAAGATAGAACTTGCCCAATTATTATTTCATCTACGGCTCATTATTCGAAGTTTGCACCTGCTATCTTGAGGGCCTTGAGGATTGCAGAAATAAACCAGAATCCACTGAGTCAGCTTCACTTGCTGAGTTCTTACAGCCCACTGCCTCCAGTCCACTGGGGCCTATTAGAGACCCTGAAAAAGAAGGGGAATGAGGACCACCAGGTCTGTGCTGCTGATATGAGCCTGCTGATGTCCCATATAGAAACCTTaattcaaaatcattttctgaaagttttctAA